In the Bicyclus anynana chromosome 6, ilBicAnyn1.1, whole genome shotgun sequence genome, one interval contains:
- the LOC112047618 gene encoding serine-rich adhesin for platelets isoform X2 encodes MRGVWWSALALLLLAVATDAIRAAQEEGASRINRRHPSSSRSPTSTNKPEDVQSTPRPRASRRGDRHEEILPRDVSRTRQRSKSPETTSSVAPDLSINQSEKSERFDSRRTNVRSRNKPVIKEQNFDATVNRETSVKSRSRQLTRHSTTTTTPTPIPDTSNVNLRSQMKVADSTTVELSKTVQKETTAPGSTSKEFRRRSSIAQEIELVTPTPARARGRINTRTNIRTLDLDVSGTANALTTAPKEPTTARSNDLRNSRKLRYRTRPSETDTNLTGEGIILNEVKSSQTRENVTSQPELKSVASSSTTTEKNIKLSTEKLTTKTTTGRPTKVVKRPLSRGKAKGIVKEAKSKVSDEIGEDDNYPPNFKALIQAKNASLRNKKKLEDDNEIKSDETTQVETTPLPDQPKVKSAEYRLRGSYTPRNKKSSTFASSTSSSRSFNPVPQSSYKFTRKFKPSSTEVPKTEVSSKSNRSENNSAKKSVARSSFFPRRNITRNFNVSTEAPKPSDPIKNINDKSANIFKAKQTLPRTSYYSRLRSTSSTLSTISNIQEVTEAITVAEKSENTADTPLIFTNSNNPTKSSKDEDRVTNESQKFIITVNSKESSENSTDNEIVSKMEESQSKPIINVISTTQKYHATYKEKNNDVGLEEQGKSTITIPPIRNIQTRKYSRKPYKNVHTTPRSKERNLKKYSDTFSKTTEASSNGIYAEPEKNKNKFSSKYRASYLDKPFYKPTVPSITSSTAWLKFFVTDHLLTKSVEEPNWFEEDFLDVTTEQMPRPNDTSPICVHEPALVPVEGEESQLGPDMNVISFTKTARPPMSADLRLSENMEKPLQVMNVEASNHSPSVTVSIFDALAEILTSTPKPRISSTTTTPKNQNINNDVKVTLNGVSNNINVNNVEGLKSQDTSTVVINTIANSVQSEQTTPNVFNRVPVADTTTPSQIEDKKIAFVNTPTTLPFPIPFSTTPFTSRRPFAIKVLYADTEPTTDRTTAIVTSTQPSIDRPTTVYNKVSDLLLSNDKLVSSGLTSMLSDNIKNIIQNMDDDSKARLSVDMVKLLDKIIPKLSSRSRSLQDDIDSIPNTTPYSLEDIKDTENVQFDVNDSLNFVNQNNLQNVGSENIVNSTFEQSVAVTSVTTIAVNGFSSLENSDIRFPTSENQPIPTEPTLNDDRMRSSTLSRTFLTSSTSGLEAFIADSSPSLSVNDVTNKPDPVPFLTNFELNDFDSQRTLDNFTLNTNNASSKSLQLEELENIDNIQDPSQLSRLQLWILSKKSRVLKMIEDLIRNHNDEIANASLTELISDSNQNKISLSNRLTEIANTMRPDTTTIISDSNTVTTTTMTTTSSLNSSPISFQNTVSTTAPTSEANLVITTTSVPTTTASSSFIQNETTASQNAAETADAISTTTPMAIAESTTVQSSLKNLNIVETTTDAETMQTTALSIPETTTSEATTEPSVTDSLETTTTTGIETTTNALPNMTNSTDVNKVSNQLNVATSSSIPKKDYVIFGILPNNTVVRKDPNDDALETLTEASPYIIYGVLPNNTVIRKFPNGTRVPRIMQKIDILPISPWSLRNPYSPIHNIPAIVRPRSNLIRVSTNTVTSTDTSNNGTENKLTTDTVNNLQNTISSSALNIKDSSSLGLTTPTNTPPAEISTASHVLSLRTTTMLPSVDEILLNSISSATKEEMVISSMTSSTREPRILTLDIDPETKQIRTEKPDGENGNAVFKFIPIDEVTVPTQESNVLKLASTKMPKVTTSDMQTSTTTFATESNTPTLQKQNYVNSNDFTAMTQNSQAVQTTTINAETSIAAANTVTPTTITTTLAPDTTEIIVASISTTESSLTTSFSWLPITTVVPTLTTPVLTTVMPTTDGSLSTTVQTTASVSQSANQRDAELLQSILEQLDRRPKKINSFGETNQAQDNQLRDNTKLLQAILSGTGNTKSKQIQSTTRSIEDDIRQFEEDTRLLKALLIATGRNPADLNLPTLNNIRTSTTPITTAQPLITTTIPPPTTTSTTTTTSTTTMAPTTTTTTTTMAPTTTTTTTTTTIAPTTTTPTSTTMAPATAPPTTENPFTLNDDLRRLQEDTKLLQALLQATKKQNTGNLPVISGITSNVRIASNPLTTSLGSNPTTPVNVRPIYTTRPLPELTNRLNPGTITVSTLQPQQSSTEEIGISTTFRPFNERATTTIRSVGNLGSTPRRVQPAGFTMTTEIPSTSTFSDEEDLLFLQNLKSVLSSQNGDVDPETALANRVIALAVERSLNDIQGGTTATSTTSRLTTTRPTTTRPTTTRRTTTTQRTTTTPQIPPSLQADIKQFEEDTKLLQALLKATGQDPTKFNIPTLPNTNKVANGRPSDNAIITTTNKPYGAKIAVKDDLRNEQDDAKLLQTLIKLQDAQETTTQKGKIALTGQTSDEALNKLINAQPAGMVPEATKSSISLSTEYGNSNDALLAALLKEQGFGPTTASSLDEQLRLSALLNQVVVTPKTRRTTTPPPPPAPRRPILDGLAWLWQQWRETAPGSGEPRPSRRPASSARPSVTPSEATSSRVNWFGSGPFVGNADERPSSNRIPLEPPSAVTSEQGPGRGQLVSAAINVTRAFSQFLGAAIQGAAQTVQSVIRAGQRAATDAYTNGSG; translated from the exons gAAGAAGGCGCTTCACGTATCAACAGACGACATCCAAGTTCCAGTAGAAGTCCTACTAGTACAAACAAACCAGAAGATGTACAATCCACACCTAGGCCGAGAGCCTCAAGAAGAGGTGACCGACATGAAGAAATTTTACCGCGTGATGTTTCCCGAACTAGACAAAGAAGTAAGTCGCCTGAAACCACTTCCTCAGTTGCACCAGACTTATCTATCAATCAGTCTGAAAAAAGCGAGCGCTTCGATTCAAGAAGAACAAACGTTCGATCACGCAATAAGCCGGTAATAAAAGAACAAAATTTTGATGCTACAGTTAACAGGGAAACTTCAGTAAAAAGTAGATCACGCCAGCTTACTAGGCATTCTACTACAACAACCACGCCGACTCCTATTCCTGATACTTCGAATGTTAATCTTAGATCTCAAATGAAAGTGGCGGATTCAACCACTGTTGAATTATCCAAAACTGTACAAAAAGAAACAACTGCACCTGGTAGCACTAGTAAAGAGTTTAGAAGAAGAAGTTCAATAGCACAAGAAATCGAATTGGTTACTCCAACACCTGCACGAGCACGAGGTCGTATTAACACACGAACTAACATAAGAACACTCGATTTGGATGTTTCAGGCACCGCAAATGCACTAACAACTGCTCCTAAAGAGCCAACTACAGCAAGGAGTAACGATCTAAGAAATTCTAGGAAATTAAGATACAGGACACGACCATCAGAAACTGACACAAACTTAACAGGGGAAGGAATTATACTAAATGAAGTAAAATCTAGTCAAACTAGGGAAAACGTTACTAGTCAGCCCGAATTAAAGTCGGTTGCTTCATCAAGCACAACAACAGAAAAGAATATCAAGCTAAGTACTGAGAAGTTAACTACAAAAACAACTACTGGGAGGCCAACTAAAGTTGTCAAACGTCCGTTATCCCGGGGAAAAGCAAAAGGAATTGTAAAGGAGGCAAAATCAAAAGTTTCGGATGAAATAGGTGAGGATGATAACTATCCTCCAAACTTTAAAGCATTGATTCAAGCTAAGAATGCATCG CtacgcaataaaaaaaaactagaagaCGATAACGAGATTAAAAGTGATGAGACTACTCAAGTTGAAACGACACCACTGCCTGATCAGCCTAAAGTAAAATCTGCAGAATATAGACTACGAGGATCTTACACACCAAGAAATAAAAAGTCTAGCACTTTTGCATCCTCTACCAGTTCTTCTAGAAGTTTTAATCCAGTACCACAGAGTAGTTACAAATTTACCAGAAAGTTTAAGCCTTCGTCTACTGAAGTTCCAAAGACCGAAGTTTCATCTAAAAGTAATCGTTCTGAAAATAACTCGGCTAAGAAATCCGTTGCGCGGTCTTCATTTTTTCCTAGGAGAAATATAACGAGAAATTTTAACGTTAGCACAGAAGCTCCTAAGCCCAGTGACCCcattaaaaacattaatgacAAATCGGCTAATATTTTTAAGGCTAAGCAAACATTGCCCAGAACTTCTTATTATTCTAGATTAAGAAGTACCAGTTCGACGTTGTCAACAATATCGAATATACAAGAAGTAACAGAAGCTATAACAGTAGCAGAGAAATCAGAAAATACTGCAGATACacctttaatttttacaaactcGAATAACCCAACAAAATCTTCTAAAGATGAAGATAGAGTTACCAATGAAAgtcaaaaatttataattactgTTAATAGCAAAGAATCATCAGAAAATAGCACTGATAATGAAATTGTTAGTAAGATGGAGGAAAGTCAAAGTAAACCAATTATAAATGTGATTAGTACTACCCAAAAGTATCACGCAACgtataaagagaaaaacaatGACGTGGGTTTGGAGGAACAAGGAAAAAGCACAATTACAATTCCCCCTATAAGAAATATACAAACGAGAAAATATAGCCGTAAACCGTATAAAAATGTGCACACGACCCCAAGATCCAAAGaacgcaatttaaaaaaatatagcgaTACCTTCTCAAAAACGACTGAGGCTTCATCGAATGGC ATATACGCAGAacctgaaaaaaataaaaacaaatttagcTCTAAATATCGTGCCTCATATCTTGATAAACCGTTTTACAAACCTACCGTACCCTCAATCACATCATCTACT GCATGGCTGAAATTCTTCGTGACAGACCATCTTTTGACAAAGTCTGTCGAGGAGCCAAACTGGTTTGAAGAAGATTTTTTGGATGTTACGACTGAACAGATGCCGAGACCAAATGATACATCTCCGATTTGCGTGCATGAACCCGCCTTAGTACCG GTAGAGGGCGAAGAATCACAATTAGGGCCAGACATGAACGTAATTTCTTTCACTAAGACTGCAAGGCCACCTATGTCAGCTGACCTTAGACTTTCTGAGAACATGGAAAAACCATTACAAGTCATGAATGTTGAGGCATCGAATCATTCACCTTCAGTTACTGTATCGATTTTCGATGCTCTAGCTGAAATACTTACATCCACACCTAAACCTCGTATTTCCTCTACGACTACAACACCGAAAAATCAAAACATTAATAATGATGTTAAAGTGACTCTCAACGGCGTGAGTaacaatattaatgtaaataatgtcGAAGGCTTAAAAAGTCAAGACACTTCAACAGTTGTTATAAACACCATTGCTAATTCTGTACAAAGTGAACAGACTACACCAAATGTGTTTAACCGTGTGCCGGTTGCGGATACTACTACACCATCACAAATTGAAgataaaaaaattgcttttgtGAATACACCAACGACACTTCCCTTTCCTATTCCTTTTTCCACTACACCTTTCACTTCAAGGAGACCATTCGCTATTAAAGTGCTGTATGCAGATACTGAACCAACTACCGACAGAACGACTGCCATTGTTACTTCAACTCAGCCATCAATTGACCGCCCAACAACGGTATATAACAAAGTGTCTGATCTTCTTTTATCTAATGATAAGTTAGTTTCTTCTGGACTAACAAGCATGCTATCGgacaatatcaaaaatattattcagaATATGGACGATGATAGTAAAGCTAGACTTTCTGTGGATATGGTAAAGTTACTTGATAAAATTATTCCAAAATTATCAAGCAGAAGTAGGAGCTTACAAGATGATATAGACTCTATTCCTAACACGACACCTTACAGTTTGGAGGATATTAAAGATACTGAAAATGTTCAATTTGATGTAAACGATAGTTTAAACTTTGTTAACCAAAATAACCTCCAAAATGTAGGAagtgaaaatattgtaaatagcaCATTTGAACAATCAGTAGCTGTTACAAGCGTAACAACTATTGCTGTAAATGGCTTTTCTTCACTCGAAAATTCGGATATCAGATTTCCTACTTCTGAAAATCAGCCGATTCCGACTGAACCAACACTAAATGATGATAGAATGCGTAGTTCAACTTTATCTAGAACTTTTTTAACCTCCAGTACATCAGGCTTAGAAGCTTTTATTGCTGATAGCAGTCCGAGTTTGAGTGTGAATGATGTTACTAACAAACCTGATCCCGTACCGTTCCTaacaaattttgaattaaatgacTTTGATTCCCAGAGGACCCTAGATAATTTTACACTAAATACAAACAATGCTTCCTCTAAGTCTTTGCAATTAGAAGAATTagaaaatattgataatatacAAGACCCAAGTCAATTATCGCGGCTTCAGTTATGGATATTATCGAAAAAATctcgtgttttaaaaatgatCGAAGACTTAATACGGAACCATAATGATGAAATTGCAAATGCCTCATTGACAGAACTAATAAGTGACtcgaatcaaaataaaatatctctGTCTAATCGTTTGACTGAAATTGCAAATACTATGAGACCAGATACTACAACAATCATTTCTGACAGTAATACTGTTACAACTACAACGATGACTACGACTTCTTCCTTAAACTCATCCCCAATTTCCTTTCAAAATACTGTATCTACAACTGCACCAACATCTGAGGCAAATCTTGTAATAACAACGACGTCAGTTCCAACTACAACTGCTTCATCTAGTTTTATACAAAATGAAACAACAGCTTCACAAAACGCTGCTGAAACAGCTGATGCTATTTCTACTACCACTCCTATGGCTATTGCTGAATCAACTACAGTTCAAAGTAGccttaagaatttaaatatagtaGAAACAACAACAGATGCTGAAACAATGCAAACAACTGCACTGAGTATTCCAGAAACAACTACATCTGAAGCCACAACAGAGCCAAGTGTAACAGACAGTTTAGAAACAACAACCACAACAGGTATAGAAACTACTACAAACGCACTTCCAAATATGACAAACTCAACCGATGTTAATAAAGTAAGCAATCAACTCAACGTCGCAACTTCATCATCTATTCCGAAAAAAGATTATGTCATTTTTGGAATACTACCTAATAATACAGTGGTACGTAAAGATCCTAACGACGATGCACTGGAAACATTAACAGAAGCGAGTCCATATATCATTTACGGCGTACTACCAAATAACACAGTAATACGCAAATTCCCTAATGGAACTAGAGTACCACGAATCATGCAAAAAATTGACATACTACCAATCAGTCCATGGAGTTTAAGAAATCCATACAGCCCCATCCATAACATTCCGGCCATTGTCAGACCGCGGTCTAACCTTATCCGAGTTTCCACTAATACTGTGACTTCCACAGACACCTCAAATAACGGAACGGAAAATAAATTAACCACCGACACTGTAAATAACCTACAAAATACG ATTTCTTCATCGGCACTTAATATAAAAGATAGCAGTTCATTGGGTTTAACTACTCCCACAAATACGCCGCCTGCTGAAATAAGCACTGCCTCGCATGTTTTAAGTTTACGCACAACTACAATGCTACCTTCTGTCGATGAGATTCTGCTTAATAGCATATCTTCGGCCACTAAAGAGGAGATGGTCATATCCTCAATGACAAGTTCTACTCGCGAACCAAGAATATTAACACTGGATATCGATCCGGAG ACAAAACAAATTCGTACTGAGAAGCCAGATGGCGAAAATGGAAATGCAGTGTTTAAATTTATACCTATAGATGAAGTTACTGTACCTACTCAAGAATCAAATGTATTGAAATTAGCTTCTACAAAAATGCCTAAAGTAACTACATCTGATATGCAAACGAGTACAACAACATTTGCTACTGAATCAAATACACCAACATTGCAAAagcaaaattatgtaaatagtaATGATTTTACGGCAATGACACAAAATTCACAAGCAGTTCAGACCACTACAATAAATGCTGAAACTTCTATTGCTGCTGCAAATACGGTAACACCAACTACTATCACTACAACGTTAGCGCCGGATACAACAGAAATAATAGTAGCTTCAATATCAACAACTGAAAGTTCCCTAACAACATCATTTTCATGGCTACCAATAACAACCGTTGTACCAACACTGACTACACCTGTATTAACCACTGTGATGCCGACAACAGATGGATCACTAAGTACCACGGTACAGACTACAGCAAGTGTTTCACAATCTGCGAATCAAAGAGACGCAGAACTATTACAATCTATACTAGAACAGCTTGATCGCagaccaaaaaaaataaacagcttTGGTGAGACAAATCAAGCTCAAGATAATCAACTAAGAGATAATACAAAACTATTACAAGCCATTTTGTCAGGTACAGGAAATACTAAAAGCAAGCAAATACAGAGTACAACACGATCTATCGAAGATGATATTAGGCAATTCGAAGAGGACACGAGATTATTAAAAGCTCTTTTGATAGCTACGGGTCGTAATCCTGCTGACCTCAATTTGCCAACTTTGAACAATATAAGGACCAGTACAACACCTATTACAACAGCACAACCATTAATCACTACAACAATACCACCACCGACAACAACATCAACAACGACTACCACTTCTACTACTACAATGGCACCAACAACTACGACTACTACTACAACAATGGCtcctacaacaacaacaactactaCTACCACAACAATAGCTCCTACAACAACAACGCCTACTAGCACAACAATGGCTCCTGCAACAGCTCCACCGACAACTGAAAACCCATTTACATTAAACGACGATCTTAGGAGATTACAGGAAGATACAAAACTCTTGCAAGCTTTATTACAAGCTACCAAAAAACAGAATACTGGTAATTTACCAGTAATATCGGGAATCACTTCGAATGTTAGAATAGCATCAAATCCTTTAACTACGTCTTTAGGATCAAATCCAACAACTCCTGTTAATGTCCGTCCTATATATACTACTCGTCCTTTGCCAGAATTGACAAATAGGCTCAATCCTGGAACTATCACCGTTTCTACGTTACAGCCTCAACAGTCAAGTACAGAAGAAATTGGAATATCTACCACATTTCGACCCTTTAACGAAAGAGCGACTACAACTATACGTAGTGTAGGTAACTTAGGCAGTACTCCACGACGCGTCCAGCCGGCAGGATTTACTATGACTACTGAGATACCAAGTACGTCTACGTTTTCCGATGAAGAAGATTTGCTTTTCTTACAAAATTTG AAATCTGTGTTAAGCTCACAAAACGGCGACGTAGACCCAGAAACAGCGCTCGCTAATAGAGTCATTGCGCTTGCTGTCGAAAGAAGTTTAAATGATATACAGGGTGGAACAACAGCTACTTCTACAACTAGCAGACTGACTACGACTAGACCAACAACTACGAGACCTACAACAACGAGAAGAACGACAACTACCCAACGAACGACTACGACTCCACAAATACCGCCTTCATTACAAGCGGATATCAAACAATTCGAAGAGGACACTAAACTATTGCAGGCATTATTGAAGGCAACCGGACAGGATCCAACCAAATTTAATATACCGACCCTTCCAAATACTAAT AAGGTGGCAAATGGAAGACCTTCAGATAATGCAATTATCACGACAACCAATAAGCCGTATGGGGCGAAAATAGCTGTTAAGGATGATCTCAGGAATGAACAAGATGATGCTAAGTTACTACAGACATTGATTAAACTCCAAGACGCGCAAGAAACTACTACACAAAAAGGAAAAATTGCTCTCACTG gtcAAACAAGCGATGAagcgttaaataaattaataaatgctCAACCCGCTGGAATGGTGCCCGAAGCAACAAAATCATCAATTTCGTTGAGTACTGAGTACGGAAATAGCAATGATGCTCTGCTGGCGGCACTGTTGAAAGAGCAAGGATTTGGACCAACAACGGCAAGTTCTTTGGATGAACAACTTCGACTCTCT GCTTTACTCAACCAAGTGGTAGTTACGCCGAAGACTAGGCGAACGACGACACCACCGCCACCACCAGCACCGAGGCGGCCAATATTAGATGGCCTCGCGTGGCTATGGCAGCAATGGAGAGAGACAGCTCCTGGATCTGGAGAGCCAAGACCTAGCAGAAGGCCAGCATCTTCAGCCAGACCTTCAGTGACACCTTCCGAAGCGACAAGCTCTAGAGTCAACTGGTTTGGCTCTGGGCCTTTCGTTGGCAATGCCGACGAAAGGCCGTCGTCAAATAGA ATACCTTTGGAGCCTCCTAGTGCAGTGACTTCGGAACAGGGACCCGGTAGAGGTCAACTCGTGTCGGCAGCTATTAATGTGACGAGAGCTTTCTCACAGTTCCTAGGAGCTGCTATACAG